Proteins from a single region of Nomia melanderi isolate GNS246 chromosome 9, iyNomMela1, whole genome shotgun sequence:
- the LOC116431320 gene encoding DNA-dependent protein kinase catalytic subunit isoform X3, protein MDSFRTFIDIFDRAMKERNGNNLIEILRNGRTYFQNISKDDSELMLSTLLNKEKGLLYFLNNEFEKPSKCERCFETAVKEAFNFLEFTMEQFSEIFIPYIIDAKNTCQKALVTRCPMLIQRAACNAFNKLIELFKDYEIELGETIKTFIPLLTKIDIKERSILFCVIGTITKHNPEILEIQDSSMIFDQLRNDFIKQYNPQTVSPTDTFQIYLDVFSNLLRELPDDLKQKYCKELYDWIKVLSRPDRYQVKKVSMRSAINLLSHHIYLFREFVYSDYEYWHDLLKNLAQDKNTQCSECGQYALKSFYRMIGNTLKHKASEKDKTAFLYFKNLFEKQLKNNQQINTNMSRFIVYGFSHMAAPCKRYLTDNDVKEMFSLIAQCAVPLYSREDLGQLNLESICDYLEALSEIILHTVDLSIDQINTILKLSIILIKRFPDLPITNQAHVISSLITTIINVGIVDKILLEEFLYNLIRNGIIWTCSHTLFVDAELQRGLRNLEERPICYKNYLPLWLQLLKPEKYKRHKDIIQEMVDATIHACIELISKLNLNTKMKDDNIFSNAVFSQIAENASDFRMFVNIVDLYVDIINKLESFLLMSIIHKFLLKFINMSYKYPLVSGFYKLVYATYKHISNLTKDKIEIETFELLYKYIMNIVTLISTFTGELLTICLSLILNAPEIYIEHILTSAIPAFKIALTVGLSDFEIACTALNALEKWTSHLTNEQSSKFLLEIVPFLEPYLNSEESCMEILQDIIKTERKFIKRIIQKEDENTLERLQMRVLLFIASLDTDIIMNFVYKKSMDIGATWDKKDLLKYSLALSDTEVNINFDKILPRLTQLAQNSGDRRTKIIACEALHSMIIFILGKTSHLNQDKFAPLYKVIYPSILNLGCDFDEAARKIFQLLTLQLTHWLSSKFMIKSLATTYFIDSVFEALNNDSNSSLREFSGLCLVEFTKWSIKQSVTEGSQSNINEVICKITNFALHPSMSKRIAAATAFNHLYVILREDTKIVSIHWLEILYCFIKSLDGCNDPSIIIALNHVERVIIAKKYLLNAKHNERRKPIEFESFTLTDAVYWLLTQCGCLNHSCRAKCMELVIKLSEHITNCDSAETMINNYINIYGNNTFNAIIFKDLESKVESLSYNTILPLLRSLDCYIWLIRNNLLKIEYLFGESNTEREVIFNCAKNFIHLINKIKMETNDDGDVVRSKEFEELQTLQCKLIITIFDFFQILLNLNENYVPDFFLSKDLFELISKCIMCPQVIGFDVINFANTEALLLVLDSLITRIIQKDDDTVLKCIQRELFIYVEKHINTFIDLDKIVFSTDSCSEFKQYVRGLSFLKKHNLLNKEYNGVYSLEQSNDKIMCIFKSIAQKRMGEFVCVNITTPVINYLKTLVELFLMHYESSITRTLITLIENDTILISNFEKIEHAGIAEQLCDEKTNKYLGKYFSCISSDNALESIEVAYKLFMNLNTSINERFDVLRKFLLPLFQLCKTLEIRMFFERNINEIYAIIQQAIIGNRSDMQQLIVSKIGCYDLVAIMFAKIDISLIDNPESVITRNAISEVVTGKELLKNLYNCVLHVRMLKTPEPEQKELMRLLHCSAYNCSIAIVSLKTDEDSYMSVFAENRKKEQLIWENIVDCQRQYNLQQTFDKYPKNLKKLVNIRNNIKKQGNSVHYSYIYSYNLSNCTLNEDINAYDFNEAIVWDNGSNTDSKEEGMSLLFENDELNNHECMASICGVLRHMVSEKICTPSDNNDIIVPKWLKCFCSSTGCNNVKLFMLKVILNTQSVFKPYAKFCLRSIIYATYVYLRQNALNYVIIDVIEMLIDWRTVALPDANDEKAVAQKLWEVIIEKAVVKKTDEIPKSVYKYNMNMIKTLFEVWHTCLELPQNLDNKMKTAPGATVYLILIYLVNGMVNEVVERNNILEFLEKSLENWKDDEETVLQCCECYGLILKYLDECDNHSNRKGTIIGKIDSVLGQMQMTFESRQIKCICALCKSYPDAGMIYFEFVIANIFKVDRMAQSHCLEIFLVSIPKLSDNPDKIIKELDYIKFLDLLRNKVLPCEKIALQIINSLIPIVSASYLSSLINLVLPYTKHDFSEYRECAYNIFMNIYKRYIEDISDNEEIKELMHISKEVLCNSVLDPVEQLQEKVLSFWTQDAHLKNSCKERLMETLNVYTTGVGNNFLPFVLLMILDLTKKSKNYMQKIFEEPLYECNYTDYEITPSWRIKNLESKAPLFVPSLANQMSQTFTEMGATFENFVDFTDVRSIGSNTKFNLQATQDPEFEPTYINEEMVMSNDYNYGNASNMSTIPQPAHNKKSKRFIKNSTEISKVVRQKEIKKNIQYAEMIKEETARQRSSVKLYRKYRIGDFPDIGIYHSTLLEPLQHLAKKDVQICKNLTVSIVCSLLKEHGQDEFVKNVANSLKFITEKEQGNNSIIAANLEILLATRIINCSPVVIAKISRLNSLNFLGSLVIEENLIYNINDTEPREKKAKNNAQGINDTQSTNEESNEWLQLANLYESMNDVDIVLSIFQNHITDKNMQEASFAQAANNWIRAKTAYEKAYEINSELVKEHCLQGLFECLSNLCYWNEVDKYIQSRLNKNIDNIWNDPWKHWMFPWIFEIYLRKLTDENTNNSLPQVIKIMGAWLEDDTKVKYIKRFFGGELSMFFVVKESLENAHDFILNTLDEIREQWIKLHPLSTQLRIHKLQKLRNINDINWFIKILKTAKNPNNLQEIFKFWSNSLPSVQDPIVAWDKLISCRMCFINWQLNDLLKPWNVDETQQDSENILDSEESRITDQLRTITFNMQLKMIEAALNQKNKYIATKYFCQLEQNMSNYSDMKYQFILKLYAAKLKYLNGKIETDIEKKLSNYSSSWEYCHNLLQETNLDPIINVHVRQQLSKIALQVAEFSQKDQTFSHLLMKNTVILKEINIGNNDIFVIRESLKTYSLDQLKICCTTPTSIIKDCYFNLSKYCYDKLSCGTNDIQASKEFVRSTLKAMSYGSLDAAHYFPCLLKTEYFEEEETKDIFLKESEGVQTWLFLSWQAQLFSHLGTSIAPLVIHILKRIVETYPNAVIYTFRLTVETNPALLNETRTYEIRQIVYKRLDIDQFLLAMQYVVQPELYLQYYLTEFLKNLSLGPSTAINILLKKVYLNSLEKEHGIKPGIVFNEIKDYENKIKKLEQKKPDEIKRQVYRWIGDLTGSLARRRNKLHLQDYSPWLYKYSGKDIEIPGQYIGDRKPMPQYHVKIMKIESSVKVMQSLRKPIQIIMVGNDAKEYPFLVKFGEDLRQDQRLQQLFTIMNKTLHNDTACKQRQLSIDTYQVIPLSKTVGLIQWINNTRSLQELIHFTLSKEEIKWYESIYGNYKEWIQSAAPSKKQDEGYKEAIVKYSASKVITKMNEFIRKTNWDSLRKTFTILCPSVESFIVMRRNFSTTYATMCVAHWILGIGDRHLGNILISIKSGRCLGIDFGLAFDAGVDKRIPELMPFRLTHQILGLLKPFTEKDLLQTVMIYTLRALRNKSGPILSCMDVFVHEPLNWTEHVNRKLQESEDDTADIKWLPVKKIEAVTKKLNGTKPHLIILEQLKKQYDDKYLNRYRNILNGEDDIKRFRKEIKDDHLTPEEQIECLLDQATDLNILGRTYVGWQPWL, encoded by the exons ATGGATTCATTTAGAacatttatagatatttttgatAGAGctatgaaagaaagaaacggcAATAACCTTATAGAAATTTTAAGGAATGGTAGAacgtattttcaaaatatatcgaAAGATGACAGCG AATTAATGTTATCCACATTACTGAATAAGGAGAAAGGTCTACTGTATTTCCTGAACAATGAATTTGAAAAACCTTCAAAGTGTGAGAGATGTTTTGAAACAGCAGTTAAGGAAGCatttaattttcttgaatttaCTATGGAACAATTTTCTGAGATATTTATCCCATACATTATTGATGCTAAG AATACATGCCAAAAGGCGCTTGTAACGAGATGTCCCATGCTTATTCAAAGAGCAGCATGTAatgcttttaataaattaattgaattatttaaggattatgaaattgaattaggggaaactataaaaacatttataCCTTTGCTTACCAAAATAGATATAAAAG AGAGAAGTATATTGTTCTGTGTCATTGGTACCATTACAAAGCACAATCCTGAAATTCTAGAGATACAAGATTCATCTATGATCTTTGATCAGCTAAGAAATGACTTCATAAAGCag taTAATCCACAAACCGTATCTCCAactgatacatttcaaatatatttggaTGTCTTTTCTAATCTATTGAGAGAACTTCCAGatgatttgaaacaaaaataCTGCAAAGAATTATATGACTGGATTAAAGTACTAAGTCGTCCAGACAGGTATCAGGTTAAGAAAGTTTCAATGAGATCTGCAATCAATTTGTTGTCACATCATATTTACTTGTTTCGTGAATTTGTTTATTCTGACTATGAATATTGgcatgatttattaaaaaatcttgcTCAAGATAAAAATACTCAATGCAGCGAATGCGGACAATATGCTTTAAAAAGTTTTTATCGAATGATTGGAAACACATTGAAACACAAAGCTTCTGAAAAAGACAAGACTGCATTTTTG tattttaaaaatcttttcgaaaaacaattaaaaaataatcagcaaataaatacaaatatgtcACGTTTTATAGTATATGGTTTTAGTCATATGGCAGCTCCATGTAAAAGGTATCTCACAGATAATGatgtaaaagaaatgttttcattgatTGCTCAATGTGCTGTGCCACTGTATTCCAG AGAAGATTTAGGACAATTAAACTTGGAAAGTATTTGTGATTATCTAGAAGCCCTGTCTGAAATAATATTACACACAGTAGACCTATCAATTGATCAAATTAATACCATTCTGAAGCtcagtattatattaattaaaaggttTCCTGATCTTCCTATAACTAATCAAGCTCATGTAATTTCTTCATTGATAACTACAATCATCAATGTCGGAATAgttgataaaattttattggaGGAATTTCTGTATAACTTAA ttcGTAATGGAATAATATGGACTTGTTCGCATACCTTGTTTGTCGATGCGGAATTACAACGAGGATTAAGAAATCTTGAAGAGCGTCCAATATGTTACAAAAACTATTTACCTTTGTGGTTACAACTTTTGAAAccagaaaaatacaaaagacaTAAAGATATTATACAAGAAATGGTTGATGCAACAATACATGCATGCAttgaattaattagtaaattaaatCTGAATACAAAGATGAAGGATGATAACATATTTTCAAATGCAGTTTTTTCTCAAATTGCTGAAAATGCATCAGATTTTAGAATGTTTGTTAATATTGTTGATTTATAtgttgatataattaataaattagaatcTTTTTTGTTGATGAGCATTATACACAAATTCTTATTGAAATTCATCAATATGTCTTATAAATATCCTCTCGTATCTGGATTTTATAAATTAGTGTATGCAACTTACAAACATATTTCCAATTTAACCaaagataaaattgaaatagaaacatttgaattattatataaatatataatgaacaTAGTGACTTTAATTTCCACATTTACTGGTGAATTGTTAACTATATGTTTATCTTTAATTCTAAATGCACCAGAGATTTATATAGAACATATACTGACCAGTGCCATTCCAGCATTTAAGATTGCTTTAACTGTGGGTTTGAGCGATTTTGAAATTGCTTGTACTGCATTAAATGCCTTAGAGAAGTGGACAAGCCATTTGACCAATGAACAATCGAGTaaatttttactggaaatagTGCCATTTTTGGAACCATATTTAAACAGTGAAGAAAGCTGCATGGAAATATTACAAGACAtaataaaaacagaaagaaaatttatcaaACGCATTATACAGAAAGAGGATGAGAACACTTTAGAAAGACTTCAAATGAGGGTTCTGTTATTCATTGCCTCACTTGACACagatataataatgaattttgtCTACAAGAAATCCATGGATATAGGAGCTACTTGGGATAAAAAGGATTTACTGAAGTATTCACTGGCTTTATCGGATACAGAAGtgaatatcaattttgataaaattttaccAAGATTGACTCAATTGGCTCAAAACTCTGGAGATAGACGAACAAAAATAATTGCCTGCGAAGCACTTCATtctatgataatatttattctaggCAAAACATCACATTTAAATCAAGATAAATTTGCTCctttatataaagtaatatatccAAGTATACTTAATTTAGGTTGTGATTTTGATGAAGCAGCAAGAAAAATTTTTCAACTTCTGACGCTACAGTTAACGCATTGGTTAAGTTCAAAGTTTATGATTAAATCTCTAGCAACTACATACTTTATAGATTCAGTGTTCGAAGCTTTGAACAATGATTCCAATTCTTCATTGAGAGAATTTTCTGGCCTGTGCTTGGTTGAGTTTACGAAATGGTCTATAAAACAGTCTGTTACTGAGGGATCTCAATCAAACATTAATGAAGTTATATGTAAAATAACGAATTTCGCGCTTCATCCTTCTATGTCTAAACGAATTGCAGCTGCAACAGCATTTAATCATCTGTATGTTATTTTACGTGAAGATACAAAAATTGTTTCTATACACTGGTTAGAAATTTTGTATTGCTTTATAAAGAGTTTAGATGGTTGTAACGATCCCTCTATTATAATTGCACTTAATCACGTTGAGAGAgttataattgcaaaaaaatatttattgaatgcaAAACACAATGAACGTAGGAAACCaattgaatttgaaagtttCACTTTAACGGATGCAGTATACTGGTTATTAACTCAGTGTGGTTGCTTAAACCATTCTTGTAGGGCAAAATGCATGGAATTGGTGATTAAACTTTCTGAACACATAACAAATTGCGATTCAGCAGaaacaatgataaataattatattaatatttatggaaataatacatttaatgcaataatatttaaagaccTAGAATCAAAGGTAGAAAGCCTTTCTTATAATACTATTTTGCCTCTCTTGAGAAGTTTGGACTGTTACATTTGGCTGATACGAAACAATTTATTGAAGATAGAATACTTATTTGGAGAGTCAAATACTGAAAGGGAAGTAATCTTCAACTGTGCAAAGAATTTCATTCACTTAATTAATAAGATCAAAATGGAAACAAATGATGATGGTGATGTAGTGCGATCGAAAGAGTTCGAAGAACTGCAAACATTACAGTGTAAATTAATAATCACtatatttgatttctttcaaattcttcttaatttgaat GAAAATTATGTACCAGATTTCTTTTTGAGTAAAGATCTGTTTGAGTTAATTTCTAAATGTATAATGTGCCCTCAAGTTATTGGGTTTGACGTAATAAATTTTGCAAATACTGAAGCACTTCTACTAGTTCTGGATAGTTTGATAACAAGAATAATACAGAAGGATGATGATACTGTATTGAAATGCATACAACGTGAATTGTTTATATATGttgaaaaacatataaatacttttatcgaTTTGGATAAAATTGTCTTTAGTACAGATAGTTGCAGTGAATTTAAACAATACGTTCGTGGTTTAAGTTTTTTGAAGAAACATAATTTACTTAATAAGGAGTACAAT GGAGTATATTCACTTGAACAATCAAACGATAAAATTATGTGCATCTTCAAAAGCATTGCACAGAAACGAATGGGTGAATTTGTCTGCGTAAATATCACAACaccagtaataaattatttaaagactCTGGTAGAATTGTTCCTTATGCATTATGAG TCATCAATTACAAGAACATTGATTacattaattgaaaatgataCAATACTTATATCAAACTTCGAAAAAATTGAacatg CTGGTATCGCTGAACAATTGTGTGATgagaaaacaaacaaatatctAGGGAAATATTTTAGTTGTATTAGCTCTGACAATGCTTTAGAGTCTATAGAAGTAGCGTACaaattattcatgaatttaAATACATCGATAAATGAGAGATTCGATGTACTACGAAAATTTCTTTTACCATTATTTCAGTTATGCAAAACTCTCGAAATACGTAtgttttttgaaagaaatatcaatgaaatatatGCGATTATTCAGCAAGCAATTATTGGGAATCGTTCAGATATGCAACAACTTATAGTATCGAAGATAGGTTGTTATGATCTTGTTGCAATCATGTTTGCAAAGATAGATATTAGTCTAATAGATAATCCTGAAAGTGTTATTACACGAAATGCCATCAGTGAAGTAGTAACTGGAAAAGAActgttaaaaaatttatataattgtgtaTTACATGTACGTATGTTAAAAACACCTGAACCAGAACAGAAAGAGCTAATGAGACTTTTGCACTGTTCTGCATACAATTGTTCTATAGCAATTGTATCTTTAAAGACGGATGAAGACTCTTACATGAGCGTCTTTGCTGAAAACCGAAAGAAGGAACAGTTGATTTGGGAGAATATTGTAGATTGTCAGAGACAGTACAATCTTCAACAGACTTTTGACAAATATCCAAAAAATCTTAAGAAATTggttaatataagaaataacataaaaaaacaAGGAAACTCTGTACATTACTCTTATATTTACAGTTATAATTTATCTAATTGCACCTTAAATGAAGATATAAATGCTTACGATTTCAATGAAGCTATTGTATGGGATAATGGTAGCAATACAGATTCTAAAGAAGAGGGCATGAGTTTATTGTTTGAGAATGATGAATTAAACAATCATGAATGTATGGCCTCTATTTGTGGCGTGTTAAGGCACATGGTATCTGAAAAAATATGTACACCAtctgataataatgatattatcgTACCAAAATGGTTAAAATGTTTTTGTAGTTCAACAGGTTGCAATAATGTAAAACTTTTCATGCTGAAAGTTATTTTAAACACACAAAGTGTGTTTAAACCATATGCAAAATTTTGTCTTCGGTCTATAATATATGCCACATATGTGTATTTAAGACAAAATGCgttaaattatgttattattgatGTTATAGAAATGCTAATAGATTGGCGAACTGTAGCTCTACCTGATGCAAATGATGAAAAGGCTGTAGCACAAAAGTTATGGGAAGTAATCATTGAAAAAGCTGTGGTAAAAAAGACAGATGAGATTCCTAAAAGTGTTTATaagtataatatgaatatgATAAAAACACTTTTTGAAGTGTGGCATACTTGCTTAGAATTACCTCAAAATTTAGATAATAAGATGAAAACAGCACCTGGAGCTACagtatatttgatattaatttatttggtaAATGGAATGGTAAATGAAGTTGttgaaaggaataatattttagagTTTCTGGAAAAATCTTTAGAAAATTGGAAAGATGATGAGGAAACAGTTTTACAATGCTGTGAATGTTATGGCCTGATTTTAAAGTATTTGGATGAATGTGACAATCATTCCAATAGAAAAGGAACCATAATTGGAAAAATTGACAGTGTATTAGGACAGATGCAAATGACATTCGAGTCGAgacaaataaaatgtatttgtgCACTGTGCAAAAGTTATCCAGATGCTGGTATGATTTATTTTGAGTTTGTTATTGCAAATATATTTAAGGTAGATAGAATGGCACAATCGCattgtttagaaatatttttagtatctATACCAAAGCTTAGTGACAATccagataaaataataaaagaattagatTACATAAAGTTTCTTGATttattaaggaacaaagtttTACCTTGCGAAAAGATAGCACTACAGATAATTAATTCCTTGATTCCTATTGTTTCTGCATCATATTTATCGTCTCTAATTAATCTGGTACTTCCATATACAAAACATGATTTTTCTGAATACAGAGAATgtgcatataatatatttatgaatatttataagcgCTACATTGAAGATATATCTGACAATGAAGAGATAAAAGAATTAATGCATATTAGTAAAGAAGTATTATGTAATAGTGTATTAGACCCTGTTGAACAATTACAAGAGAAGGTATTAAGTTTTTGGACTCAGGATGCACACTTAAAGAATTCTTGCAAAGAAAGATTAATGGAAACTTTAAATGTATATACAACTGGTGTTGGAAACAATTTTCTGCCGTTTGTGCTTCTGATGATTCTGGACCTTactaaaaaatcaaaaaattatatgcagaaaatatttgaagaaccCTTGTATGAATGTAATTATACAGATTATGAAATAACACCTTCATGGagaattaaaaatttggaaTCGAAAGCTCCGCTTTTTGTTCCATCTCTGGCTAATCAAATGAGTCAAACCTTCACTGAAATGGGTGctacttttgaaaattttgtcgATTTCACAGATGTAAGATCTATTGGTTCAAATACTAAGTTTAACCTGCAAGCCACTCAAGATCCTGAATTTGAACCAACTTATATTAATGAAGAAATGgttatgtcaaatgactacaatTATGGTAACGCATCTAATATGTCAACGATACCACAACCTGCTCATAATAAAAAGTCAAaaagattcataaaaaattctACTGAAATTTCGAAAGTCGTACGACAGAAGGAAATTAAGAAGAATATTCAGTATGCTGAAATGATAAAAGAAGAAACTGCTCGTCAAAGAAGcagtgtgaaattatatagaaaatatagaataggtGATTTTCCAGACATTGGAATATATCACTCTACACTGCTTGAACCATTGCAACACTTAGCAAAGAAAGATGTACAGATTTGTAAGAATTTAACAGTTTCTATTGTTTGCTCGTTATTAAAAGAGCATGGACAAGACGAATTTGTAAAGAATGTTGCAAatagtttaaaatttattacagaaaagGAACAGggaaataattctataatagCTGCGAATTTAGAAATATTGCTGGCTACTCGCATAATAAATTGCTCACcagtggttattgcaaaaatatCTAGATTAAATAGTTTGAACTTCCTTGGATCTCTTGttatagaagaaaatttaatttataatataaatgacaCTGAACCACGTGAAAAGAAGGCAAAAAATAATGCACAGGGCATAAATGATACACAGTCTACTAATGAAGAATCCAATGAGTGGTTGCAATTGGCAAATCTTTATGAGTCCATGAATGATGTTGATATAGTTCTCAGCATTTTCCAGAATCATATCACAGATAAAAATATGCAA GAAGCATCATTTGCTCAAGCAGCTAATAATTGGATTAGAGCAAAAACAGCGTATGAGAAAGCCTATGAAATAAACTCTGAATTGGTCAAAGAACATTGTCTTCAAGgcttatttgaatgtttaagtAATTTATGTTATTGGAATGAAgttgataaatatatacaaagtagattaaataaaaatatagacaATATTTGGAATGATCCATGGAAACATTGGATGTTCCCATggattttcgaaatttatttgcgAAAATTGACTGATGAAAATACCAATAATTCACTTCCTCAGGTTATAAAAATTATGGGCGCGTGGTTAGAAGACGATACAAaagtaaagtatattaaacgaTTCTTTGGCGGTGAATTATCGATGTTCTTTGTAGTAAAGGAGTCTCTAGAAAATGCTCATGATTTTATACTGAATACATTGGATGAGATAAGGGAACAATGGATCAAACTTCATCCACTTTCTACACAATTAAGAATACATAAACTACAAAAACTgcgaaatatcaatgatataaattggtttataaaaattttgaaaacggCAAAGAATCCaaataatttacaagaaattttcaaattctggAGCAATAGTTTACCATCTGTGCAAGATCCTATTGTCGCATGGGACAAATTAATATCTTGCAGAATGTGCTTTATCAACTGGCAGctgaatgatttattgaaaccaTGGAATGTAGATGAAACTCAACAAGATTCAGAAAATATATTAGATAGTGAAGAGAGTCGGATCACTGACCAATTGCGTACAATAACTTTCAATATGcaattgaaaatgattgaagCAGCATTGaatcaaaagaataaatatatagcAACAAAATACTTCTGTCAATTGGAACAGAATATGTCAAATTATTCTGACATGAAATATCAGTTTATTTTAAAGTTGTATGCTGCAAAATTAAAGTACTTAAATGGTAAGATTGAAACGGATATAGAAAAGAAGCTATCCAATTATTCTTCTTCCTGGGAATACTGTCACAATCTCCTTCAGGAAACTAATCTAGATCCCATAATAAATGTACATGTTCGACAACAATTGAGTAAAATAGCTTTACAAGTTGCAGAGTTCAGTCAAAAAGATCAAACATTTTCTCACTTGTTAATGAAGAATACTGTAATTTTGAAGGAAATTAACATAGGGAATAATGATATATTTGTCATTAGAGAATCATTGAAAACTTATAGTTtagatcaattaaaaatatgttgtaCTACACCAACTTCAATCATCAAAGATTGCTACTTCAATCTCTCAAAATACTGTTACGACAAATTATCATGTGGTACGAACGATATTCAAGCAAGTAAAGAATTTGTGCGGTCTACGTTAAAAGCAATGAGTTACGGGTCTCTTGATGCAGCACACTACTTCCCTTGTTtattaaaaactgaatattttgaagaagaagaaacgaaggaTATTTTCTTAAAGGAGAGTGAGGGAGTCCAAACTTGGTTGTTTCTTTCTTGGCAGGCTCAACTCTTCTCACATCTAGGAACGTCCATTGCACCATTAGTCATACATATCCTCAAACGAATTGTCGAAACTTATCCTAATGCTGTAATCTATACATTTCGTTTAACAGTGGAAACTAACCCCGCTCTTTTGAATGAAACTAGAACTTATGAAATTCGGCAAATAGTCTACAAGAGACTTGATATTGATCAATTTCTATTAGCAATGCAGTATGTAGTTCAGCCAGAATTATACTTGCAATATTACttaactgaatttttaaaaaacttatcCCTTGGCCCTTCTACTGCTATAAACATACTGttgaaaaaagtatatttaaattcattggaaaaagaacATGGTATAAAACCAGGGATAGTATTCAATGAGATTAAAgactatgaaaataaaataaagaaattagaacAAAAAAAGCCTGATGAAATTAAACGGCAAGTGTATCGATGGATTGGAGACCTTACAGGATCTCTTGCTAGACGTAGAAATAAGTTACATCTGCAGGACTATAGTCCATGGTTATACAAATATTCAGGAAAGGATATAGAAATACCTGGACAATACATTGGTGACAGAAAGCCTATGCCACAATATCATGTTAAAATTATGAAGATAGAATCTTCAGTGAAAGTGATGCAATCACTGCGTAAAcctattcaaattattatggTTGGTAATGATGCAAAGGAGTATCCTTTCCTGGTAAAATTCGGTGAAGATTTAAGACAAGATCAAAGGTTGCAACAGCTATTCACTATTATGAATAAGACGTTACACAATGATACTGCTTGTAAGCAAAGACAATTGTCTATTGATACTTATCAG GTAATTCCTTTATCTAAAACAGTAGGACTAATACAGTGGATAAACAACACAAGATCTTTACAAGAGTTAATACACTTTACATTAtctaaagaagaaataaaatggtATGAATCAATATATGGGAATTATAAAGAATGGATTCAAAGTGCTGCACCTTCTAAAAAACAAGATGAAGGATATAAAGAGGCGATAGTGAAGTATAGCGCATCAAAAGTGATCACTAAAATGAATGAGTTCATAAGGAAGACCAACTGGGACAGTTTGCGTAAAACGTTTACGATTCTATGCCCTTCCGTAGAAAGTTTCATTGTAATGCGTCGAAATTTTAGTACGACGTATGCTACCATGTGTGTTGCTCATTGGATCTTGGGAATTGGCGATCGACATCttggaaatattttgattaGTATTAAATCAGGACGTTGTTTAGGCATAGATTTTGGATTAGCCTTCGATGCTGGTGTTGATAAAAGAATTCCTGAATTGATGCCATTTCGTTTAACACATCAAATTCTTGGTTTGCTCAAACCTTTTACTGAAAAGGATCTTTTGCAGACAGTGATGATTTATACATTACGAGCGTTGAGAAACAAATCTGGTCCTATTTTATCTTGTATGGATGTATTTGTTCATGAACCGCTAAATTGGACTGAACATGTTAACAGAAAGCTACAAGAAAGTGAAGATGATACTGCAGACATTAAATGGTTGCCCGTTAAAAAGATTGAAGCTGtcacaaaaaaattgaatggaaCCAAACCACACTTGATTATTctagaacaattaaaaaagcaGTACGATGATAAATACCTTAATAGGTATCGTAATATACTCAATGGGGAGGACGACATTAAACGAtttcgaaaagaaataaaagatgaTCATTTAACTCCCGAGGAACAg atTGAATGCTTGTTGGATCAAGCAactgatttgaatattttaggcCGCACATATGTCGGATGGCAACCATGGCTTTAG